Sequence from the Methylophilales bacterium MBRSF5 genome:
CAAGCCTTCATAGGTTTTTTTTGGACTCGTAACGGGAAAAATTTTATGCTTTCCAAAAGACTTTCCGAATAAATAACCACCAATATCAACCGCCCAAATACCAATAAATGTTAGCAATACAAGCAACTTATGCTCAGTTACTAAAATTTCTAAGGAAATAAAAAAGGATGGAATATAAAAAGCTGGAATTATATTAAGAAAAAAATCTTTTGTTTTTAAAAAAGGCGTTAACGGAAACATGAAGCAAAATAAAAAAATAATAATATAAGTAAAAAATTGAAGGTTATTAGATGATAAAAGATAAAAAAATATTAATAGAAAAATATTAAAAAGAATCATTAGAAAATTAAGCTGCTGCATCTTTACTAATTCATAAAATGCCAAGACAGAGGCAACAAACATTAATAGTATGAATAAAAAATCGTTATATATTAGGGTGTAAACAAAAACAAATACCAATGATAAACCAGAGGCCAACCTTAACCCAAAATTAGAATTAATTAATTTTTCCAAACTTTCTAATCTTTCCACTAAAAAATTTAAGAGCTTTTTTGAGATGTATTGGTTTAAAATCAGGCCATAAGACCTTTGTGAAATATATTTCAGCATAAGCAGATTGCCAAAGCAAAAAATTACTCAATCTTGTTTCTCCGCCTGTCCTTATAAGCAAATCCACATCAGGTAAATGAGGAGCATAGAATGCATTTTTAAAGCTTTTTTCAGTTATTTTGCTTGTACTATCTCTTAAAGTCTCTGCAGCAAAAATCAACTCTTCTTTTGATCCATAGTTCGCAGCAAGATAAAAATTATAATCTCTATTTTTTTTTGTAATTTCTTCAAGATTCTTAATTTTTTTTTGCAGCGATGATGGAAATTTTTTAATATTTCCAAGAAGATTAAATTTAATCCTGTTGTCTACCATGTATTGAAAATTTGATTCAATAGCCTTTTCAAATAAATCCATCAAATGTTTTATCTCATTTTTTGGTCGATACCAATTTTCAGAACTAAATGCATATACACTTAAAGATTTAACCCCAGCATCAAAAACTTTTGGAGTAATTTTTGATAATGTTTTTAAACCTTCTTCGTGGCCATTGTTTCTTGGCATATTTCTATTTTTTGCCCACCGTCCATTTCCATCCATAATGATAGCGACATGGTGTGGAATATTATTTTTTGACAAAATGAAAACCTAAATTTCTAACAGATCTTTTTCTTTTGATGTAATTAGATTATCGATTGACTTGATAAATTCATCAGTTAGGGTTTGAATTTTTGCTTGATCTCTTTTTTCATCATCCTCACTAATTAGTTTTTCTTTAAGTTGTTTTTTTAGTTCATCATTACCATCACGTCTTATATTTCGAATTGAAATTTTGGCATTCTCCCCTTCAGATTTAACGACTTTAATTAAATCCTTTCTTCTCTCCTCAGTAAGCGGAGGCATTGGGACCCTGATCAAATCCCCATTGACTGAAGGATTAAGACCCAAATCAGAATCTCTAATGACTTTTTCAATAGCACTAGTTTGAGTTTTATCGTATGGCTGCACATTAATAGTTACGTTATCTCCTAAAGTTACATTAGCCATTTGTGATAGTGGTGTTATTGTTCCATAATAATCTACAGATAAGTGATCTAACAATCCTGTATGCGCTCTACCAGTTCTTATTTTAGAAAAATCATTTTTTAATCTTTCTATGGTCTTTTCCATCTTTATTTTTAACTCTTCCATGTCTTTCCCTAGTTGATAACCAACGTTCCATCTGTAAAATTTTTATTTATAAAATTATACAAGGAATTTTGTTTGAATATATTTATAACGCCAATCGGCATTGATTGCTCTCTGCAGAGGGTAAAGGCAGTAGCATCCATTACTTTAAGTTTTTTATCGATTACATCATCAAATGATATTTGATCAAACTTAACAGCCTTTTGATTCTTTACTGGATCGTCTGAGTAAATACCATTAACTTTAGTTGCTTTAATCATGATATCAGCATCTATTTCAGATGCTCTTAAAGCAGCTGCAGTATCTGTGGTAAAGAATGGGTTTCCAGTTCCGCCAGAAAAGATAACCACTTTGTTTTCACTTAGATATTGAAGAGCTTTAGCTCTTACGTAAGGCTCAACAATCTGTTCGACATTAACCGCTGATTGGACTCTAGTAATGATATTGTTCTTATTAAATGCATCCTCCAATGCGAGAGAATTCATCACGGTAGCTAGCATACCCATATAGTCACCAGTGGCACGGGTCATTCCCTGATCGCCAAGTGAAATTCCACGAAAAATATTTCCACCTCCGATAACAATAGCGAGCTGAATGTCTTGTTCAAGAATTTTTTTAATTTCAATAACGATTTGATTAACAATATCTGGAGAAATACCAAAAGAATTCTCACCCATCAGAGCCTCCCCTGATAGCTTCAATAGAACTCTTTTAATTGGCTTATTTAGCATCTTTTAATTATGACACAAAAAAAAAGGTTGCCTAAGCAACCTTTCTCATTAAGTTAAACTTTCGAGGCCTCTGCAACCTCTGCAGCAAAATCCGATTCTACCTTTTCGATTCCTTCACCGACCACGAAAAGTGTAAAGTTATGAACCTTTGCCCCTTTTGAATCTAATAAATTCTGAATCGTTTGCTTATCATCTTTTACAAACGCCTGATTTAATAATGTCACTTCTTTTAAAAACTTATTAACTGTTCCTGTGGCAATTTTATCTAACATTTCTTCAGGCTTTCCTGCCTCTTTAGCCTTCTCAATTGCGACTCTTTTCTCAGCATCTATAAGATCTTGTGATATGCCAGATTCATCAAGAGCTTTTGGTTTAGATGCGGCAATATGCATTGCAATATCTTTACCTAATTCATCATCACCGCCATCAAGATCTAATAGAACACCGATCTTACCACCATGAAGATAAGAGTGGAATTTTCCACCAGCCGTTCCAGAAATAAATCTTCGTGGTGAAATATTTTCACCAATCTTACCAACAAGATTAGAACGAGTTTCTTCAACAGAAGTGCCATCTATGGACACATTTTTTAGTGCATCAATATCACTTGGGTTTGATTCTAAAATTGCGTTAGCAACTTTCTGGGTGAAATTTACAAATTCATCATTTTTTGCACAGAAGTCAGTTTCTGAATTCGTTTCTAATATTGCTCCTTGCTTTCCATCATTTGATACAGCAATTGAAATTAAGCCTTCTGCAGCAACTCTTGAGCTTACTTTTGTAGCTTTATTACCAAACTTAACCCTTAGCAACTCTTCAGCCTTTTGAAGATCTCCATCAACTTCAGATAAAGCTTTTTTGCAATCCATCATTGGCGCATCAGTCATTTCTCTTAATTCTTTTACCAGAGATGCAGTTATTTCAGCCATTTGTTTATCCTTTTACTTAAAATTAGTGTTTAGTTATTAATTATTCTTCTTCAGCAGTCTCTTCGGATACCGATTTTGCCAAATCAGTAATCGCTTGATTTTTGCCAGCCAAGACTGCATCAGCCATGCCTCTTGCATAGAGGCGAATAGCTCTACTTGAGTCGTCATTTCCAGGAATAACATAAGAAATATTTTCAATAGAGTTGTTGGAGTCAACAATTCCCACAACAGGGATACCTAATTTTGTTGCTTCTTCCACTGCTCCACTTTCAAAACCAACATCAATTACAAATATTGCATCAGGCAAGGATGTCATCTCTTTGATACCACCAATTGAGCGGACAAGTTTTTCATGATCACGTTTAACAGTTAGAGCTTCTCTTTTTTTCAATTTATCAAGAGATCCGTCAGCAATCATAGTTTCAAGTTCATTTAAACGCTTAATAGATTGCTTTACTGTTTTAAAGTTAGTCAACATCCCGCCTAACCATCTATGATTTACGTATGGGCAACCAGCTCTTTCAGCTTCTTCTTTAACAATTTCTCTTGCTTGACGTTTTGTACCAACAAATAAGATTCGCCCTTTGTTTGCAGCAAGGTTTTTTAGAAATTTTGAAGCTTCTTCAAAAAGAGGAAGTGTTTTTTCAAGATTGATAATATGGATCTTATTACGTTCACCAAAAATAAATGATTCCATTTTTGGGTTCCAGTAACGGGTTTGGTGACCGAAATGGACACCAGCCTCAAGCATTTGTCTCATTGTAACTGACATGATATTCTCCTATAGGTTATCACTTCACTCACGCCAAACTAGAGAACTAGCACCTTAGGTGGCATAAGTGCAAATTTTAAAAAAACGCAATTATAATACAATTTTGGTTGTAAGTATAGGAAATACATGTCAGTTACAATAAAAAATGAAGATGATATTCGCAAAATGCGAGTCGCCGGAAAATTGGCTGCGGAAGTCTTAGACTTTATAACTCCACATGTACAACCTGGTGTTACAACGGAAGAAATTGATCGTTTATGCCACGATTACATGGTTAACGTTCAAGATACAGTACCAGCCCCACTAAACTATGCACCTCCAGGTCATGCTCCTTACCCAAAATCAATTTGTACATCGATTAATAATCAAATATGTCATGGAATTCCAAGTGATAGAGTGCTCAAAAAGGGTGACGTTGTTAATATTGATATCACTGTAATTAAAGAAGGTTATCACGGTGACACCAGCCGAATGTTTTATGTTGGTGAACCCTCAATTCAGGCAAAAAGACTATGTGAAATTACATACCAAGCAATGTGGAAAGGTATTAGAGAAGTTGGGCCTGGTGCAAAATTAGGTGATATCGGCTTTTCAATACAACATTTTGCGGAAAGCCACGGATTTTCAATTGTACGAGAGTTTTGTGGGCATGGAATTGGGAAAGTTTTCCATGAAGAACCGCAAGTCCTCCACTATGGAAAAAAAGGAACAGGATTCGAATTAAAAGAAGGTATGACATTCACCATTGAACCAATGGTAAATGCAGGTAAAAAAGATATTCGTATGATGCCAGACGGTTGGACAGTTGTCACTAAGGATAGATCATTGTCAGCACAATGGGAACATACCATTTTAGTTACTAAAGACGGGTATGAAGTCTTAACTATATCCGAACATACACCCCCACCCTTTCTTGATTAATCGCATGGAATCAAAAAAAAAAGATTTTAAATTCATTAAAAAATCATATGACATTAGATTTGATCAAATAAAGTCTCAGTTTTTAAAAAAACATAATAGCTCAGGTTTCTTAAAGCAAAATACGAAACTCTGTGACGATGTTTTAAAAAAATTGTGGGTGATAGCTGATTTAAATGATTCATTTTGTCTTGTTGCAGTTGGTGGATATGGCAGAAAGGAACTCTATCCATCATCAGATATTGATATAACAATCATTACCAATAGCATAGATTCAATCAATATCAATAATGAGAAGTTAGAAAATTTTATTCAACTTTGTTGGGATTTTGGATTCAGGCTGGGTGTTAGTCAGAGGGTAATTGATGAGATATCAAAAGACATAAAAGACATTACAATTGCTACCAACCTTCTAGAGTCCAGGCTCATTTGTGGAAATAACCTTTTATATGAAAAATATAATGAAAAATTTAAAAAAATATTAAACGTTAAAAAATTTATCCTAGCAAAAGTCAAAGAGCAGGAATTAAGGCATCAGAAATTTAGTAAGTCTGGATATCTCTTAGAGCCAAATATTAAGGAATCCAGAGGGTGTTTACGTGACATCCATTTCATTCGATGGCTATGTGCAGCAAAGTATGGAGATCATAACCTCAAAACTTTGTTAGAAAGCAAGGTAATCACCAAAAAACAACTCAACCTAATAAACTTTCATTACAACAAGTTAATCAAAAGAAGAATTTATCTTCATATTGCAACCGACCACCAGGAAGATAGGATGCTCTTTGACTATCAATCAAAGATTGCAAAAGATTTAGGTTTTAAGAATTCATCAAATAAAAAAGCAAGTGAATTTGTAATGAATAGTTTATATAAATCAATACGTTATATAATACTATTCAATGAAATTATTACAAAAAAATTTACTGTTGAGTTTCAATCTAGCAAAGAAAAAGTTGAAGGTTTTAATGAGCTTTACATATCCGATGGACTATTGGAACTTAACAAAAATACAAAGAAAGATATTTCGAAGAAAATCTTTGCATACTTCCATATTTTTCAACGTAACCCATTAATACAGGGCTTTGGACCCAATTTAATTGACCACTTCATAACAACCGCAAACCTTCTTATTGATAAGACTTACAGGTCAGACAAAAATATCCAAAAAGATTTTTTGCAAGTATTTAAAGAAAAACAAAAAGTAAATCGATCATTAAGGTTACTCAACCGATATAACATTTTAGGGAAATTTTTACCTGTTTTTGGAAAGATAATTTCACAAATGCAGCATGACCTATTCCACATCTACACCGTAGACGAACATACACTCAATGTAATCGATAACTTGAGAAGATACAGCAAGGCTAAACTAAAACATGAATCACCCGAATCCCATGAGGCATTCAAAAGACTTAAAGACCCATCCATTCTATATCTAGCTGGTCTATTCCATGATATTGCCAAAGGAAGAGGAGGTGATCATTCAAGCTTAGGCGAAAAGGAAGTTAAGAGATTTGGTCGAATGTTTAACCTAAGCACACCTGATATTCAAACAATTTCGTGGTTAGTAAAAAATCACTTATTAATGTCAAATGTTGCCCAGAAGCTTGACCTTGCTGATCCTTCGGTGATTCGCTCCTTTGCAAATGAAGTTCAAAATCAGGATCGTCTTGATTTGCTATACCTGTTAACTACCGCAGATATTCGAGGCACAAGCCACAAGGTTTGGAATCAATGGAAATCAGTTCTAATTAATGGCCTTCACCAGACAGCGACAAAATACTTGCAAAACAAACTCACTAACGAGCAATTTATTGAGCAAAGAGTGAAGCAAATTCAAAATAATTTAATTAAATATTCAATTGAACCACACATGTATCAAAAAAACTGGTTGCTAATGGGCTCTGAATACTTTACCAAGTTTGAAGCCCTAGAAATATCATGGCACACACGGCTTCTTCTCTCACACGCAAACACACAAAAAACAATTACCAGAGTCAGGCATCAAAAAGGCGGGCAAGGTATTGAGGTGTTGATTTATACAAAAGATAAAAATGATATTTTTTACAAAACTTGCCATTTTTTCAATGAAATATCATGCGAAATCAGTCAAGCTAAAATTTTTACAACAAATCATAACTACGCATTAAATGTCTTTAATATTTCCTATGAAGATGAAAGCTCATTGAGGTTCAAGGACTTTTTTAAGTATATTGAAGAAAATCTCACGAATGTAATTGATCAGGATGTTAGCAAGAATAGCTTTAATACTTCTAACAACCTAATGAAAAAATCAAGACAGGCCAGCTTCCATCAAATTGAGGATTTTATTGAGCTAATAAATGACGATGGGCTATTTCACTTGCAGATCAAAACGGCCAATCGTAAAGCGTTATTATTATCCGTTGCCTCTCTACTAAAAAGATACAACATTAGCCTGTCTAATGCCAAAATTACGACCATGGGCGAGCGTGTTGAGGATCATTTTGATTTCAAAATCAGCAACGACTCACAGTTTGAGCCAAAAAACCTTGAGAATGATCTCTTAAACCTCCTTCAATAACTTCATGAAACACCCAAAATTACTTCGCACACTTTTTTTCACTGAAATGTGGGAGAGATTTAGTTTTTATGGCATGCGAGCCCTGCTGGTTCTTTATTTAGTAAATGCGATGGCTTATCCGGATACCGAAGCCCTTCATATTTATGGCATCTATACCGGATTAGTCTATTTAACACCACTTTTGGGTGGTTATCTTGCCGATAAATATATTAATAATGTAAATGCTATTTTGATTGGCGGGATCTTGATGATGATAGG
This genomic interval carries:
- a CDS encoding ribosome-recycling factor; the protein is MEELKIKMEKTIERLKNDFSKIRTGRAHTGLLDHLSVDYYGTITPLSQMANVTLGDNVTINVQPYDKTQTSAIEKVIRDSDLGLNPSVNGDLIRVPMPPLTEERRKDLIKVVKSEGENAKISIRNIRRDGNDELKKQLKEKLISEDDEKRDQAKIQTLTDEFIKSIDNLITSKEKDLLEI
- a CDS encoding uridylate kinase → MLNKPIKRVLLKLSGEALMGENSFGISPDIVNQIVIEIKKILEQDIQLAIVIGGGNIFRGISLGDQGMTRATGDYMGMLATVMNSLALEDAFNKNNIITRVQSAVNVEQIVEPYVRAKALQYLSENKVVIFSGGTGNPFFTTDTAAALRASEIDADIMIKATKVNGIYSDDPVKNQKAVKFDQISFDDVIDKKLKVMDATAFTLCREQSMPIGVINIFKQNSLYNFINKNFTDGTLVIN
- a CDS encoding elongation factor Ts → MAEITASLVKELREMTDAPMMDCKKALSEVDGDLQKAEELLRVKFGNKATKVSSRVAAEGLISIAVSNDGKQGAILETNSETDFCAKNDEFVNFTQKVANAILESNPSDIDALKNVSIDGTSVEETRSNLVGKIGENISPRRFISGTAGGKFHSYLHGGKIGVLLDLDGGDDELGKDIAMHIAASKPKALDESGISQDLIDAEKRVAIEKAKEAGKPEEMLDKIATGTVNKFLKEVTLLNQAFVKDDKQTIQNLLDSKGAKVHNFTLFVVGEGIEKVESDFAAEVAEASKV
- a CDS encoding 30S ribosomal protein S2; this encodes MSVTMRQMLEAGVHFGHQTRYWNPKMESFIFGERNKIHIINLEKTLPLFEEASKFLKNLAANKGRILFVGTKRQAREIVKEEAERAGCPYVNHRWLGGMLTNFKTVKQSIKRLNELETMIADGSLDKLKKREALTVKRDHEKLVRSIGGIKEMTSLPDAIFVIDVGFESGAVEEATKLGIPVVGIVDSNNSIENISYVIPGNDDSSRAIRLYARGMADAVLAGKNQAITDLAKSVSEETAEEE
- a CDS encoding methionine aminopeptidase, whose translation is MSVTIKNEDDIRKMRVAGKLAAEVLDFITPHVQPGVTTEEIDRLCHDYMVNVQDTVPAPLNYAPPGHAPYPKSICTSINNQICHGIPSDRVLKKGDVVNIDITVIKEGYHGDTSRMFYVGEPSIQAKRLCEITYQAMWKGIREVGPGAKLGDIGFSIQHFAESHGFSIVREFCGHGIGKVFHEEPQVLHYGKKGTGFELKEGMTFTIEPMVNAGKKDIRMMPDGWTVVTKDRSLSAQWEHTILVTKDGYEVLTISEHTPPPFLD